Genomic segment of Mycoplasmopsis edwardii:
TGTGTTTATAAAGAGGATTATAAGCTGCGTTTTCTGACTCAGGGTGTAAATATCATTTATTATTAGGTATTTGTGCTACGTTAAATAATTTTGCATTCGCAATTAATAATGCTCAATTTTTTTGAAGTAATTTTTGAAACTCTTTATTATATGAAGGTGAACTAATATCAAGTTTATTAAACTCATCTTTAAATTCACTTCATTTTAAGCCATTTTGGTTAACCGTTACATTAAAGTCTGTTATATCAAAAGCTTTTAAAACCATTTTAACATTTGTGTCTTGCTCAAGGTTTTCATCTTTTCCTTTTACTTCTTGTTTTTCATTAGAACAAGAAGTAACAAAAACAATAGGTGCAGCTACAAATGAACTTAGTGATCAAAGTAATTTTTTCATATTATTCCTTTACATTTACTAATGTATATCTAAATTCTTTTTTACCATATTCATCAGCAAAAATTGTTTTTCTAGTTACACTAGCTCTACGATAATTAGGGTCACCTCATTCTCTTGCTATTTCAATATATTTTTTAAGATCAAATTCTGCAAGTTTATCAGGACTTTTAATTAGTTTTGGGTATGAGTATAATCAACTATGTAAATTAGGTTTTAAGCTTGTTGAAATGGTATTCAATGTTTCATTACCAGCGACTTGGAATCATAAAATTCTTCCGTCTTTAGTTAACATAAAAATACGATCTTGGTATAGATATTCATCCACCTTATTTGGATCTTTTTCATCTTCGTCATCATAATCATCACTTTTTTCATAACTATATCTTTGGATAACAAAGTCGATGATCTCATTACTTTCAGGGTTATAAAAGTCATTAAATACTTTTTTGTTTGATTCAATTTCATCGATGATTTCCTTGTTTTCTAAAATATCAGTCGCAACGTCTGGGAATTGAATAAAAACAAATCTATCAAGATGGAATAAAAAGAATAATCAGTTTTCATTATAAAGTGTTTTTAATGTTTCACTACCTGAACTAACTAAATAGTTTTTAGTTGAAATGTACTTAAATGTTTTA
This window contains:
- a CDS encoding aromatic motif membrane protein; the protein is MKKLFKKLLTFSATIPLALVVSCSHNLNDYSTKDKQLESLKSVVDYKDKSVNEKWDLFLQRPHINAILNAVFKDKETKDKYIKSQKALGEEYFKEIKEALRYANNIVFPYDKGESYFDFKTFKYISTKNYLVSSGSETLKTLYNENWLFFLFHLDRFVFIQFPDVATDILENKEIIDEIESNKKVFNDFYNPESNEIIDFVIQRYSYEKSDDYDDEDEKDPNKVDEYLYQDRIFMLTKDGRILWFQVAGNETLNTISTSLKPNLHSWLYSYPKLIKSPDKLAEFDLKKYIEIAREWGDPNYRRASVTRKTIFADEYGKKEFRYTLVNVKE